The Salvia miltiorrhiza cultivar Shanhuang (shh) chromosome 1, IMPLAD_Smil_shh, whole genome shotgun sequence genome has a window encoding:
- the LOC131006768 gene encoding uncharacterized protein At4g17910-like isoform X1: protein MKFSKHFEASQASSMESFNPNRHLKEQFVSNLTGSSKLEIFIMVTNLSILVLIRRCIGFNWMSNGYPKKDDNVAGGGKSFKACVVVLLIDFLCIAVPYILYLTVLAEWTYWSTILVLLLLFCLKTFDRNGPSFLQEGGVDSIRENITSYRVSTMLVTCFSILAVDFKIFPRRYAKTETYGTSLMDLGVGSFVVANALVSRQARGITNMTLSNGLRSTSPLIILGFARLVSTSSVNYQIHVGEYGVHWNFFFTLAAVAILTLIINVHPRYCGVLGSFILIGYQALLLCGLNKYLLSEERKTDIFSQNKEGIFSIFGYWGMYLIGVRIGSYVFFGDNADAMSKTNKSARTRACALCMFFWSLTLLLDWYVEATSRRMCNMAYVSLILASNLQVLAIVMPFDCVPGCKSSAMEEAFSRNMLASFLLANVLTGVVNLSVDTLSVSSIAALAILFVYAFFLCFVVGIADFLGMRLKFW, encoded by the exons AAATTCTCAAAGCATTTCGAAGCCAGTCAAGCTTCATCCATGGAGTCCTTCAATCCCAACAGACACCTCAAAGAACA ATTCGTGAGCAACTTAACGGGATCTTCCAAGCTCGAAATTTTCATTATGGTCACAAATCTTTCA ATTTTGGTTCTTATTAGACGTTGCATCGGATTCAACTGGATGAGTAATG GTTATCCTAAGAAAGATGATAACGTTGCTGGTGGTGGCAAGAGTTTCAAAGCTTGTGTTGTAGTATTGCTTATTGATTTTCTCTGCATTGCTGTGCCTTATATTTTATATCTGACT GTTCTGGCAGAATGGACTTATTGGAGCACAATCTTGGTGCTTTTGCTGCTGTTTTGCCTGAAAACATTTGATAG AAACGGACCTTCATTCTTGCAGGAAGGTGGTGTAGACTCTATTAGGGAAAATATCACATCTTACAGGGTCTCAACG ATGCTTGTTACATGCTTCTCTATTTTGGCTGTTGATTTCAAGATATTTCCCAGAAGATATGCAAAAACAGAGACATATGGGACTAGTTTG ATGGATCTTGGGGTTGGCTCATTTGTAGTAGCAAATGCCTTGGTTTCACGACAGGCGCGTGGCATCACAAATAT GACACTGAGTAATGGTCTTCGTTCAACCAGTCCATTGATTATTTTGGGGTTTGCTCGACTTGTCTCTACATCAAGTGTGAATTACCAG ATTCATGTTGGTGAATATGGTGTCCACTGGAACTTCTTTTTCACTCTAGCCGCTGTGGCTATCCTCACATTAATTATTAACGTTCATCCAAGATACTGTGGCGTTCTAGGTTCATTCATCCTAATTG GTTATCAAGCTTTACTATTGTGTGGGCTGAATAAATATCTTCTTTCTGAAGAAAGGAAAACTGACATCTTTAGCCAAAACAAGGAAGGGATATTTAGCATATTTG GATATTGGGGTATGTATCTTATTGGTGTCAGAATTGGAAGCTACGTCTTCTTTGGAGACAATGCCGATGCTATGTCAAAAACCAATAAATCTGCAAGAACTAGGGCTTGTGCTCTTTGCATGTTTTTCTG GTCACTAACTTTGCTTCTAGACTGGTATGTTGAAGCAACATCTCGCCGAATG TGCAACATGGCATATGTTTCTCTTATCTTGGCTTCCAACCTTCAG GTGTTAGCCATTGTGATGCCGTTCGACTGTGTTCCGGGATGTAAGAGTTCAGCCATGGAAGAAGCTTTTAGTCGAAATATGCTGGCATCGTTTCTTCTG GCTAATGTTCTTACAGGAGTGGTTAACTTGTCTGTTGACACTCTGTCTGTATCCTCGATCGCAGCTCTAGCTATCTTGTTTGTGTAtgccttctttttatgttttgttgtcGGAATTGCAGATTTTCTTGGCATGAGGTTGAAGTTTTGGTAG
- the LOC131006768 gene encoding uncharacterized protein At4g17910-like isoform X2, whose protein sequence is MESFNPNRHLKEQFVSNLTGSSKLEIFIMVTNLSILVLIRRCIGFNWMSNGYPKKDDNVAGGGKSFKACVVVLLIDFLCIAVPYILYLTVLAEWTYWSTILVLLLLFCLKTFDRNGPSFLQEGGVDSIRENITSYRVSTMLVTCFSILAVDFKIFPRRYAKTETYGTSLMDLGVGSFVVANALVSRQARGITNMTLSNGLRSTSPLIILGFARLVSTSSVNYQIHVGEYGVHWNFFFTLAAVAILTLIINVHPRYCGVLGSFILIGYQALLLCGLNKYLLSEERKTDIFSQNKEGIFSIFGYWGMYLIGVRIGSYVFFGDNADAMSKTNKSARTRACALCMFFWSLTLLLDWYVEATSRRMCNMAYVSLILASNLQVLAIVMPFDCVPGCKSSAMEEAFSRNMLASFLLANVLTGVVNLSVDTLSVSSIAALAILFVYAFFLCFVVGIADFLGMRLKFW, encoded by the exons ATGGAGTCCTTCAATCCCAACAGACACCTCAAAGAACA ATTCGTGAGCAACTTAACGGGATCTTCCAAGCTCGAAATTTTCATTATGGTCACAAATCTTTCA ATTTTGGTTCTTATTAGACGTTGCATCGGATTCAACTGGATGAGTAATG GTTATCCTAAGAAAGATGATAACGTTGCTGGTGGTGGCAAGAGTTTCAAAGCTTGTGTTGTAGTATTGCTTATTGATTTTCTCTGCATTGCTGTGCCTTATATTTTATATCTGACT GTTCTGGCAGAATGGACTTATTGGAGCACAATCTTGGTGCTTTTGCTGCTGTTTTGCCTGAAAACATTTGATAG AAACGGACCTTCATTCTTGCAGGAAGGTGGTGTAGACTCTATTAGGGAAAATATCACATCTTACAGGGTCTCAACG ATGCTTGTTACATGCTTCTCTATTTTGGCTGTTGATTTCAAGATATTTCCCAGAAGATATGCAAAAACAGAGACATATGGGACTAGTTTG ATGGATCTTGGGGTTGGCTCATTTGTAGTAGCAAATGCCTTGGTTTCACGACAGGCGCGTGGCATCACAAATAT GACACTGAGTAATGGTCTTCGTTCAACCAGTCCATTGATTATTTTGGGGTTTGCTCGACTTGTCTCTACATCAAGTGTGAATTACCAG ATTCATGTTGGTGAATATGGTGTCCACTGGAACTTCTTTTTCACTCTAGCCGCTGTGGCTATCCTCACATTAATTATTAACGTTCATCCAAGATACTGTGGCGTTCTAGGTTCATTCATCCTAATTG GTTATCAAGCTTTACTATTGTGTGGGCTGAATAAATATCTTCTTTCTGAAGAAAGGAAAACTGACATCTTTAGCCAAAACAAGGAAGGGATATTTAGCATATTTG GATATTGGGGTATGTATCTTATTGGTGTCAGAATTGGAAGCTACGTCTTCTTTGGAGACAATGCCGATGCTATGTCAAAAACCAATAAATCTGCAAGAACTAGGGCTTGTGCTCTTTGCATGTTTTTCTG GTCACTAACTTTGCTTCTAGACTGGTATGTTGAAGCAACATCTCGCCGAATG TGCAACATGGCATATGTTTCTCTTATCTTGGCTTCCAACCTTCAG GTGTTAGCCATTGTGATGCCGTTCGACTGTGTTCCGGGATGTAAGAGTTCAGCCATGGAAGAAGCTTTTAGTCGAAATATGCTGGCATCGTTTCTTCTG GCTAATGTTCTTACAGGAGTGGTTAACTTGTCTGTTGACACTCTGTCTGTATCCTCGATCGCAGCTCTAGCTATCTTGTTTGTGTAtgccttctttttatgttttgttgtcGGAATTGCAGATTTTCTTGGCATGAGGTTGAAGTTTTGGTAG